Proteins encoded by one window of Nicotiana tabacum cultivar K326 chromosome 10, ASM71507v2, whole genome shotgun sequence:
- the LOC107811059 gene encoding ubiquitin carboxyl-terminal hydrolase 14 isoform X1, with the protein MEVLRSNLGRVRIPEPTNRIYKHECCISFDNPKSEGGLFVDMNAFLAFGKDYVGWNYEKTGNSVYLHIKQTKKTEDAEDRPSKKPTLLAIGIDGGFDNSEPQYEEAYEIVILPDYVTLPFPSVELPEKVRLAVDAVLLAEGAERKEQLASWTADKKLVSKYATDLLQLDNGVVVPPVGWKCAKCDKTENLWLNLTDGTILCGRKNWDGTGGNDHAVNHYRETGYPLAVKLGTITADLEGADVFSYPEDESVVDPLLAQHLAHFGIDFSSLQKTEMTTAERELDQNINFDWNRIQETGEDVEPLFGPGYTGLVNLGNSCYLAATMQVVFSMRSFCLKYYSDQSLKAAFSMAPADPTVDLNMQLTKLAHGLLSGKYSAPVLEKDDTTSAASSPKQEGIRPRMFKSVIAASHPEFSTMRQQDALEFFLHFIDQVERMNSGKPDFDPSRSFKFGIEERLQCPSGKVAYNRRNDYILSLNIPLEKAINKKELAEFQNLKSKKAAEGKELSADEIVRPRVSLKDCLDCFSAPEEVHEFYSTALKARTTAIKTAGLTSFPDYLVLHMRKFVMEEGWVPKKLDVYIDVPETIDISGMRSNGIQPGEELLPDSDAGDGEQSTKLLANEDIVAQLVSMGFNLLHCQKAAINTSNSGVEAAMNWLLEHMNDSDIDAPISQNVQNPDIDQSKIDTLVSFGFEEKLACRALKASGGDVERATEWIFSNPSASAASDMDAATSGGAAVDPLLPDGGGRYRLLGFVSHIGTSTQCGHYVAHIHKDGRWVIFNDEKVGVSKNPPLDMGYLYFFERLES; encoded by the exons ATGGAGGTCCTCCGATCGAACCTTGGCCGGGTTCGGATTCCAGAGCCAACAAATCGTATCTACAAGCACGAGTGCTGCATTTCTTTCGATAATCCG AAATCCGAGGGTGGGCTGTTTGTTGATATGAATGCTTTTCTTGCATTTGGAAAGGATTATGTTGGTTGGAACTATGAGAAGACTGGGAACTCAGTTTATCTGCATATAAAGCAGACAAAGAAGACAGAAGATGCCGAAGATAGACCTTCCAAAAAACCCACTCTCTTGGCTATAG GTATCGACGGAGGGTTTGATAATAGTGAACCCCAGTACGAAGAAGCGTATGAAATAGTTATATTGCCTGATTATGTTACTCTTCCTTTCCCATCAGTGGAATTGCCTGAAAAG GTAAGATTGGCAGTTGATGCTGTTTTACTAGCTGAAGGTGCTGAGAGAAAAGAGCAACTGGCGTCTTGGACTGCTGATAAGAAGCTTGTCAGTAAATATGCCACGGATCTGCTACAGCTTGACAATGGAGTTGTTGTTCCACCAGTGGGCTGGAAATGTGCCAAGTGTGATAAAACTGAAAATCTTTGGCTGAATCTAACTGATGGAACTATCCTATGTGGTAGGAAAAATTGGGATGGAACTGGTGGTAATGACCATGCTGTTAACCATTACAGAGAAACTGGTTACCCACTTGCTGTAAAGCTTGGGACGATAACTGCTGATTTGGAGGGGGCAG ATGTTTTCTCCTATCCAGAGGATGAAAGCGTTGTTGACCCACTTTTAGCTCAACATCTGGCACATTTTGGTATTGACTTCTCATCCTTGCAAAAG ACTGAAATGACGACTGCTGAGAGAGAGCTAGACCAAAATATTAATTTTGATTGGAACCGGATTCAAGAAACGGGTGAGGATGTTGAACCACTTTTTGGACCTGGTTACACTGGATTAGTCAATCTTGGTAACAG TTGCTACTTGGCTGCTACAATGCAGGTTGTGTTCTCGATGCGTTCCTTTTGTTTAAA ATACTATTCAGATCAAAGTCTGAAAGCAGCTTTCAGTATGGCTCCTGCTGATCCAACTGTAGATCTTAACATGCAGCT AACGAAACTGGCTCATGGCTTGCTTTCTGGTAAATATTCGGCTCCTGTTCTGGAG AAGGATGATActacaagtgctgcaagctcacCG AAACAGGAGGGTATCCGTCCCAGAATGTTCAAGTCAGTAATAGCTGCTAGCCACCCTGAATTTTCAACTATGAGACAACAG GATGCCTTAGAGTTCTTCCTGCATTTTATTGATCAAGTTGAACGGATGAACTCTGGGAAACCTGATTTTGATCCGTCAAGAAGCTTCAAGTTTGGTATTGAAGAACGCCTCCAATGTCCCTCAGGCAAAGTTGCTTACAACAGGAGGAATGATTATATTCTCTCTCTTAATATCCCTTTGGAAAAGGCCATCAATAAAA AAGAGTTAGCAGAATTCCAAAATTTGAAGAGTAAGAAAGCTGCAGAAGGAAAAGAACT GTCTGCTGACGAAATTGTCCGCCCGAGGGTGTCATTGAAGGATTGCTTAGATTGTTTTTCAGCTCCTGAGGAGGTCCATGAGTTTTACAGCACAGCTTTAAAGGCTAGGACAACGGCTATAAA AACTGCAGGTTTGACTTCTTTTCCAGATTATCTGGTTTTGCACATGCGAAAATTTGTTATGGAGGAAGGCTGGGTGCCAAAGAAGCTTG ATGTCTACATAGATGTCCCTGAAACCATTGACATAAGTGGCATGCGAAGTAATGGTATTCAACCAGGAGAAGAGCTATTACCTGACAGTG ATGCTGGGGATGGTGAGCAATCAACAAAGCTTCTGGCTAATGAGGATATTGTTGCACAACTTGTTTCAATGGGATTTAATCTTCTTCATTGTCAGAAGGCTGCAATTAATACTTCCAATAGTGGAGTAGAGGCAGCAATGAATTGGTTACTTGAGCACATGAATGATTCAG ATATTGATGCTCCTATATCACAAAACGTGCAAAATCCTGATATCGATCAATCAAAAATTGATACGCTGGTTTCCTTTGGTTTTGAGGAGAAACTTGCTTGTAGGGCTCTGAAGGCATCG GGTGGTGATGTTGAAAGAGCTACTGAATGGATTTTTAGCAATCCTAGTGCTTCTGCTGCATCAGACATGGATGCTGCAACTAGTGGTGGAGCTGCAGTTGATCCCTTGCTGCCTGATGGAGGAGGAA GATACAGGCTCCTAGGATTCGTGAGCCACATTGGCACATCTACACAGTGTGGTCATTATGTTGCTCATATTCACAAAGATGGCAGGTGGGTGATTTTCAATGATGAAAAAGTTGGGGTCTCAAAAAATCCCCCGCTGGACATGGGATACCTCTACTTTTTTGAAagacttgagagttga
- the LOC107811059 gene encoding ubiquitin carboxyl-terminal hydrolase 14 isoform X2 — MEVLRSNLGRVRIPEPTNRIYKHECCISFDNPKSEGGLFVDMNAFLAFGKDYVGWNYEKTGNSVYLHIKQTKKTEDAEDRPSKKPTLLAIGIDGGFDNSEPQYEEAYEIVILPDYVTLPFPSVELPEKVRLAVDAVLLAEGAERKEQLASWTADKKLVSKYATDLLQLDNGVVVPPVGWKCAKCDKTENLWLNLTDGTILCGRKNWDGTGGNDHAVNHYRETGYPLAVKLGTITADLEGADVFSYPEDESVVDPLLAQHLAHFGIDFSSLQKTEMTTAERELDQNINFDWNRIQETGEDVEPLFGPGYTGLVNLGNSCYLAATMQVVFSMRSFCLKYYSDQSLKAAFSMAPADPTVDLNMQLTKLAHGLLSGKYSAPVLEKQEGIRPRMFKSVIAASHPEFSTMRQQDALEFFLHFIDQVERMNSGKPDFDPSRSFKFGIEERLQCPSGKVAYNRRNDYILSLNIPLEKAINKKELAEFQNLKSKKAAEGKELSADEIVRPRVSLKDCLDCFSAPEEVHEFYSTALKARTTAIKTAGLTSFPDYLVLHMRKFVMEEGWVPKKLDVYIDVPETIDISGMRSNGIQPGEELLPDSDAGDGEQSTKLLANEDIVAQLVSMGFNLLHCQKAAINTSNSGVEAAMNWLLEHMNDSDIDAPISQNVQNPDIDQSKIDTLVSFGFEEKLACRALKASGGDVERATEWIFSNPSASAASDMDAATSGGAAVDPLLPDGGGRYRLLGFVSHIGTSTQCGHYVAHIHKDGRWVIFNDEKVGVSKNPPLDMGYLYFFERLES; from the exons ATGGAGGTCCTCCGATCGAACCTTGGCCGGGTTCGGATTCCAGAGCCAACAAATCGTATCTACAAGCACGAGTGCTGCATTTCTTTCGATAATCCG AAATCCGAGGGTGGGCTGTTTGTTGATATGAATGCTTTTCTTGCATTTGGAAAGGATTATGTTGGTTGGAACTATGAGAAGACTGGGAACTCAGTTTATCTGCATATAAAGCAGACAAAGAAGACAGAAGATGCCGAAGATAGACCTTCCAAAAAACCCACTCTCTTGGCTATAG GTATCGACGGAGGGTTTGATAATAGTGAACCCCAGTACGAAGAAGCGTATGAAATAGTTATATTGCCTGATTATGTTACTCTTCCTTTCCCATCAGTGGAATTGCCTGAAAAG GTAAGATTGGCAGTTGATGCTGTTTTACTAGCTGAAGGTGCTGAGAGAAAAGAGCAACTGGCGTCTTGGACTGCTGATAAGAAGCTTGTCAGTAAATATGCCACGGATCTGCTACAGCTTGACAATGGAGTTGTTGTTCCACCAGTGGGCTGGAAATGTGCCAAGTGTGATAAAACTGAAAATCTTTGGCTGAATCTAACTGATGGAACTATCCTATGTGGTAGGAAAAATTGGGATGGAACTGGTGGTAATGACCATGCTGTTAACCATTACAGAGAAACTGGTTACCCACTTGCTGTAAAGCTTGGGACGATAACTGCTGATTTGGAGGGGGCAG ATGTTTTCTCCTATCCAGAGGATGAAAGCGTTGTTGACCCACTTTTAGCTCAACATCTGGCACATTTTGGTATTGACTTCTCATCCTTGCAAAAG ACTGAAATGACGACTGCTGAGAGAGAGCTAGACCAAAATATTAATTTTGATTGGAACCGGATTCAAGAAACGGGTGAGGATGTTGAACCACTTTTTGGACCTGGTTACACTGGATTAGTCAATCTTGGTAACAG TTGCTACTTGGCTGCTACAATGCAGGTTGTGTTCTCGATGCGTTCCTTTTGTTTAAA ATACTATTCAGATCAAAGTCTGAAAGCAGCTTTCAGTATGGCTCCTGCTGATCCAACTGTAGATCTTAACATGCAGCT AACGAAACTGGCTCATGGCTTGCTTTCTGGTAAATATTCGGCTCCTGTTCTGGAG AAACAGGAGGGTATCCGTCCCAGAATGTTCAAGTCAGTAATAGCTGCTAGCCACCCTGAATTTTCAACTATGAGACAACAG GATGCCTTAGAGTTCTTCCTGCATTTTATTGATCAAGTTGAACGGATGAACTCTGGGAAACCTGATTTTGATCCGTCAAGAAGCTTCAAGTTTGGTATTGAAGAACGCCTCCAATGTCCCTCAGGCAAAGTTGCTTACAACAGGAGGAATGATTATATTCTCTCTCTTAATATCCCTTTGGAAAAGGCCATCAATAAAA AAGAGTTAGCAGAATTCCAAAATTTGAAGAGTAAGAAAGCTGCAGAAGGAAAAGAACT GTCTGCTGACGAAATTGTCCGCCCGAGGGTGTCATTGAAGGATTGCTTAGATTGTTTTTCAGCTCCTGAGGAGGTCCATGAGTTTTACAGCACAGCTTTAAAGGCTAGGACAACGGCTATAAA AACTGCAGGTTTGACTTCTTTTCCAGATTATCTGGTTTTGCACATGCGAAAATTTGTTATGGAGGAAGGCTGGGTGCCAAAGAAGCTTG ATGTCTACATAGATGTCCCTGAAACCATTGACATAAGTGGCATGCGAAGTAATGGTATTCAACCAGGAGAAGAGCTATTACCTGACAGTG ATGCTGGGGATGGTGAGCAATCAACAAAGCTTCTGGCTAATGAGGATATTGTTGCACAACTTGTTTCAATGGGATTTAATCTTCTTCATTGTCAGAAGGCTGCAATTAATACTTCCAATAGTGGAGTAGAGGCAGCAATGAATTGGTTACTTGAGCACATGAATGATTCAG ATATTGATGCTCCTATATCACAAAACGTGCAAAATCCTGATATCGATCAATCAAAAATTGATACGCTGGTTTCCTTTGGTTTTGAGGAGAAACTTGCTTGTAGGGCTCTGAAGGCATCG GGTGGTGATGTTGAAAGAGCTACTGAATGGATTTTTAGCAATCCTAGTGCTTCTGCTGCATCAGACATGGATGCTGCAACTAGTGGTGGAGCTGCAGTTGATCCCTTGCTGCCTGATGGAGGAGGAA GATACAGGCTCCTAGGATTCGTGAGCCACATTGGCACATCTACACAGTGTGGTCATTATGTTGCTCATATTCACAAAGATGGCAGGTGGGTGATTTTCAATGATGAAAAAGTTGGGGTCTCAAAAAATCCCCCGCTGGACATGGGATACCTCTACTTTTTTGAAagacttgagagttga